A part of Desulfomicrobium baculatum DSM 4028 genomic DNA contains:
- the ygiD gene encoding 4,5-DOPA dioxygenase extradiol has translation MTMPALFVGHGNPMNAIKDNEFSRTWSNLGRSLPRPKGIVCVSAHWETDGTCVTTMENPASIHDFSGFPAALENMRYPAPGSPELADRVMSMARSTRIRPDRSWGLDHGAWSVLCRMYPKADIPVVQLSLDAGAPPDFHYKLGRELGELRREDVLILGSGNMVHNLRLMAWQEEGFDWAVESDRAMAERISAADHQTLVHYEKLPHARQAIPTEEHYLPLLYVLGAAGEGEPVAFFNDRVTLGSVSMRGLIVG, from the coding sequence ATGACCATGCCCGCCTTGTTCGTTGGCCACGGCAACCCCATGAACGCCATCAAAGACAATGAATTCAGCCGGACCTGGTCGAATCTGGGAAGGTCACTGCCGCGGCCCAAAGGCATCGTCTGCGTTTCCGCGCACTGGGAAACGGACGGAACCTGCGTGACGACCATGGAAAATCCCGCGAGCATCCACGACTTCTCCGGCTTCCCGGCGGCCCTGGAAAACATGCGGTATCCAGCTCCGGGCTCTCCGGAACTGGCAGACAGGGTAATGTCTATGGCGCGTTCGACCCGCATACGGCCGGACCGATCATGGGGGCTGGATCACGGCGCCTGGTCCGTGCTCTGCCGCATGTATCCGAAGGCGGACATCCCCGTAGTGCAACTCAGCCTGGACGCGGGCGCACCACCGGATTTTCACTACAAACTGGGCAGGGAACTCGGCGAATTGCGCAGGGAGGATGTGCTGATCCTGGGCAGCGGCAACATGGTCCACAATCTGCGGCTCATGGCCTGGCAGGAAGAGGGATTCGACTGGGCCGTGGAAAGCGACAGGGCCATGGCCGAGCGGATTAGCGCCGCAGACCACCAGACACTGGTGCATTACGAAAAATTACCCCACGCCCGTCAGGCCATTCCAACAGAAGAACACTACCTGCCCCTGCTCTACGTCCTGGGAGCGGCGGGCGAGGGAGAACCGGTGGCGTTCTTCAATGACCGGGTGACGCTGGGGTCGGTGTCCATGCGGGGATTGATAGTGGGATAA
- a CDS encoding DUF2845 domain-containing protein, which yields MRKHFFFLALLLFFAHPAQAADMRCQGDLMTPGTIITKVRQKCGDPLWEDRIGEVKSTTRSGGERLLYITQLTYEASGGYYVLTFEGGELKQSEFFQK from the coding sequence ATGAGAAAGCACTTTTTTTTTCTTGCCCTGCTTTTATTTTTTGCGCACCCGGCCCAGGCTGCGGACATGCGCTGCCAGGGCGACCTCATGACGCCCGGCACCATCATCACCAAGGTACGCCAAAAATGCGGCGATCCTCTGTGGGAAGACCGCATCGGTGAAGTCAAAAGCACCACGAGAAGCGGCGGAGAACGCCTGCTCTACATCACGCAACTGACCTATGAGGCCAGCGGCGGCTATTATGTCCTGACCTTTGAAGGGGGCGAGCTCAAGCAATCGGAATTCTTTCAGAAGTAG
- the aspA gene encoding aspartate ammonia-lyase has product MNYRVEKDSLGERKVPEHAYYGVQTVRAMENFQVTGIPISHYPLHIEALACIKQAAALANLELGILDPEIADAIMAACREVREGKLNDQFVVDVIQGGAGTSVNMNANEVIANRALELLGHAKGEYGFCHPNNHVNLSQSTNDVYPTSLRITAIWKIRELVRSMGDLVDALACKGEEFADVLKMGRTQLQDAVPMTLGQEFTAWAVTVGEDIDRVQECRKLLMEINMGATAIGTGINTVPAYAAFVCEKLAHITGLPLTKSPNLVEATSDTGAFVQLSGVFKRVAVKLSKICNDLRLLSSGPYAGLGEINLPPRQPGSSIMPGKVNPVIPEMVNQVCFQAIGNDLTVTMAAEAGQLELNVFEPIIAFNLFQTMDMLLRAMRILKDRCIVGITANRERCAQMVRMSAGIVTVLVPYLGYDEAAAIAKEAAMTGKTVYDLVLEKGLMTMEELEDALDPMKMTHPRMVRGTRR; this is encoded by the coding sequence ATGAACTACCGAGTCGAGAAGGACTCTCTTGGAGAACGCAAGGTGCCGGAACACGCCTATTACGGGGTACAGACCGTGCGGGCCATGGAAAATTTTCAGGTCACGGGGATTCCCATTTCCCATTATCCGCTCCACATTGAGGCCTTGGCGTGCATCAAGCAGGCCGCGGCCCTGGCCAATCTGGAACTGGGCATTTTGGATCCGGAAATCGCCGATGCCATCATGGCGGCCTGCCGGGAAGTGCGCGAAGGGAAGCTGAATGACCAGTTCGTGGTCGACGTGATCCAGGGCGGGGCCGGGACCTCGGTCAACATGAACGCCAACGAGGTCATCGCCAACCGGGCACTGGAATTGCTGGGCCATGCCAAGGGCGAGTACGGGTTCTGCCATCCCAACAACCACGTCAATCTGTCCCAGTCCACCAACGACGTGTATCCAACGTCGCTGCGGATCACGGCCATCTGGAAGATCCGGGAGCTTGTGCGCAGCATGGGGGATCTGGTCGACGCCCTGGCCTGCAAGGGCGAGGAGTTCGCCGATGTGCTCAAAATGGGCCGCACCCAGCTGCAGGATGCCGTGCCCATGACCCTCGGCCAGGAGTTCACGGCCTGGGCCGTGACCGTGGGTGAGGATATCGACCGCGTGCAGGAGTGCCGCAAGCTCCTGATGGAGATCAACATGGGCGCGACGGCCATCGGCACCGGAATCAACACCGTTCCGGCCTACGCCGCCTTTGTGTGCGAGAAGCTGGCGCACATCACGGGTCTGCCCCTGACCAAATCCCCGAATCTGGTCGAAGCCACTTCGGACACCGGGGCTTTCGTGCAGCTTTCGGGCGTGTTCAAGCGCGTCGCGGTCAAGCTCTCCAAGATCTGCAACGATCTGCGCCTGCTTTCCTCCGGCCCTTATGCAGGGCTGGGCGAAATCAACCTGCCGCCACGGCAGCCGGGTTCGTCCATCATGCCCGGCAAGGTCAATCCGGTCATTCCGGAGATGGTCAACCAGGTCTGCTTCCAGGCCATCGGCAACGACCTGACCGTGACCATGGCCGCCGAGGCCGGGCAACTGGAGCTCAATGTCTTCGAACCTATCATCGCCTTCAACCTCTTCCAGACCATGGACATGTTGCTGCGGGCCATGCGTATTTTAAAAGACCGCTGCATCGTCGGCATCACCGCCAACCGTGAGCGCTGCGCCCAGATGGTGCGCATGTCCGCCGGGATCGTGACCGTGCTCGTGCCGTATCTTGGCTACGACGAGGCCGCCGCCATCGCCAAGGAAGCGGCCATGACCGGGAAGACCGTGTACGATCTGGTGCTGGAAAAGGGGCTCATGACCATGGAGGAGCTGGAGGACGCCCTCGACCCCATGAAGATGACCCACCCGCGCATGGTCCGGGGGACGCGGCGCTAG
- a CDS encoding NAD(P)H-dependent oxidoreductase — protein sequence MNHLVIFCHPSAASFNRAIADSVQAVSEALGHDTSCRDLYGIAFNPVLCKRDMDDPAGTVPQDVRQEQEFITWADTLTFVYPVWWAGMPAMLKGYVDRVFCQDFAYSLHGDSVKGLLGGKKVLIFNTTGLPSPFYTSQGMHEAMSLTTNTGIFELCGMEVLHHAFFGSLCAVSDDVRKSYLSEVVSITSRYL from the coding sequence ATGAACCACCTCGTCATTTTCTGCCACCCCAGCGCCGCAAGCTTCAACCGCGCCATCGCCGATTCGGTGCAGGCTGTTTCCGAGGCACTGGGACACGACACAAGCTGCCGAGACCTGTACGGGATCGCCTTCAATCCGGTATTGTGCAAAAGGGACATGGACGACCCGGCGGGAACGGTCCCGCAAGACGTCAGGCAGGAGCAGGAATTCATCACCTGGGCCGACACGCTGACCTTTGTCTACCCGGTATGGTGGGCGGGTATGCCGGCCATGCTGAAGGGGTACGTTGACAGGGTCTTCTGCCAGGATTTTGCCTACTCCCTGCACGGGGACAGCGTAAAAGGACTTTTGGGCGGAAAAAAAGTTCTCATCTTCAACACGACCGGCTTGCCCAGCCCCTTCTACACTTCTCAGGGCATGCACGAAGCCATGTCCCTGACCACGAACACGGGCATCTTCGAGCTTTGCGGGATGGAAGTCCTGCACCATGCCTTTTTCGGCAGCCTGTGCGCGGTCAGCGACGACGTACGAAAATCCTATCTCAGCGAAGTCGTATCCATCACATCCAGATATTTATAA